A single window of Bombus pascuorum chromosome 1, iyBomPasc1.1, whole genome shotgun sequence DNA harbors:
- the LOC132915117 gene encoding diacylglycerol lipase-alpha isoform X5: protein MPGIVVFRRRWSVGSDDLVVPGAFLFILHLIWMIVLSILLGVLDWNRNIFCVFLLWEYFVGYLVIFVLSMIVEFSICFLATRGSILDTAARAPMQYILYVRLLLLLVETGWLCAGITWLTHFYQSCTIGQVKDVMLGLVVSNWCVLASVMVTVWCTYDAAGRSWVKMKKYQRSMREAESRCGKLHYNRSGSRNRNWRQRKVIRAYQDSWDNRCRLLFCCMGNSDRNRNSFADIARLLSDFFRDLDVVPSDVVAGLVLLRKFQKIERELIVKQRKNDTYEFLSGVPVTPRTKFLSLTEDGDLGHFQSAIHYMHFALAAYGWPMFLISHSTGLCQLCTRLRCGCFPCGRHDDEATVVEDNCCQCNYAALRKMVDVAEVEVIYATFHVDVGETPFFVALDYTKKKVVVSIRGTLSMKDVLTDLNAEGEVLPLSPPREDWLGHKGMVQAAEYIRKKLLEEEIISRALAKDTSRGTHQFGLTLVGHSLGAGTAAILAILLKQDYPDLVCFSFAPPGGLLSMPAQQYSQEFITSVVVGKDVVPRIGLRQMESLRADLINAIKRSVDPKWKTIACSVMCCGCGSTPTSAANLEAGGCISEYQRDKDLARSQTVVPSDSSIALTLHRPLYPPGRIIHVVRHHPNKGEKKYESRWRQMLHKHEPVYQALWAGPCDFDEVLISPVMIQDHMPDNMLKALNKVSACRDRGAADGDRATRATVATDAATQRTPEQRHVAVVLHHQSTPTSSHGRDADVYVTTHSSCHGTRL, encoded by the exons GATGATAGTACTGAGCATCCTACTCGGAGTCCTCGATTGGAatcgcaatattttctgtgtCTTTCTACTGTGGGAATACTTCGTGGGATACTTAGTGATTTTCGTGTTGTCCATGATAGTAGAATTTTCCATCTGCTTTCTGGCTACAAGGGGAAGCATCCTGGACACTGCAGCCAGAGCGCCAATGCAATATATTCTCTATGTTCGACTTC TACTTTTATTGGTAGAGACTGGCTGGTTGTGCGCAGGTATAACGTGGTTAACGCATTTCTACCAAAGCTGTACCATCGGCCAAGTGAAAGATGTAATGTTAG GTTTAGTGGTATCAAATTGGTGCGTATTGGCGTCGGTGATGGTAACGGTGTGGTGCACATACGACGCTGCGGGTAGATCGTGggtaaaaatgaagaaatatcaACGCAGCATGAGGGAAGCGGAATCGAGATGCGGTAAATTGCATTACAACCGAAGCGGTAGCAGAAACAGAAACTGGCGGCAGAG AAAAGTTATACGAGCGTACCAGGATAGCTGGGACAACAGATGCAGACTTTTATTCTGCTGCATGGGCAATTCCGATAGGAATCGA AATTCGTTCGCAGACATCGCCAGATTATTGAGCGACTTCTTCCGAGACCTTGACGTGGTTCCATCGGACGTGGTCGCCGGTCTGGTGTTATTGAGAAAGTTCCAAAAAATCGAACGGGAACTGATAGTGAAGCAACGAAAGAACGATACGTACGAGTTTCTATCCGGTGTGCCAGTTACACCTCGCACTAAATTCCTGTCCTTGACCGAGGATGGTGATCTGGGCCACTTTCAATCGGCCATTCATTACATGCACTTTGCCCTCGCTGCTTACGGCTGGCCCATGTTCCTCATTAGCCATTCCACCGGTCTTTGTCAGCTTTGCACGAG ATTAAGATGCGGCTGTTTCCCGTGCGGCAGGCACGATGACGAGGCGACCGTTGTGGAAGACAATTGTTGCCAGTGCAATTACGCAGCATTAAGAAAGATGGTTGACGTCGCTGAGGTGGAGGTCATTTATGCGACTTTTCACGTCGACGTCGGTGAGACGCCGTTCTTCGTCGCGCTCGATTACACGAAGAAAAAG GTTGTCGTTAGTATACGAGGAACCCTCAGCATGAAGGATGTATTAACGGACTTAAACGCGGAGGGTGAAGTGTTACCATTGTCACCACCGAGGGAGGACTGGTTAGGCCATAAGGGTATGGTCCAAGCAGCCGAATACATTCGAAAGAAACTACTAGAAGAGGAAATTATATCCCGTGCGCTTGCCAAG GATACGTCGAGGGGGACCCATCAATTTGGTCTGACACTCGTCGGTCATTCTCTGGGAGCTGGTACAGCAGCTATCTTAGCGATTTTGCTTAAACAAGACTATCCTGACCTGGTGTGCTTCTCGTTCGCTCCACCGGGTGGTCTCTTGAGCATGCCTGCTCAGCAATACTCACAGGAATTTATTACATCCGTAGTAGTTGGGAAAGATGTCGTACCTAGGATAGGTCTTAGACAGATGGAGAGCTTAAGAGCTGATCTTATCAATGCCATAAAAAGGAGCGTCGATCCAAAG TGGAAAACGATAGCGTGCTCGGTGATGTGTTGCGGTTGTGGTTCCACCCCTACCTCGGCTGCGAATTTAGAAGCTGGTGGATGTATCAGCGAGTATCAGAGAGACAAGGACCTAGCTCGTTCGCAGACCGTTGTTCCGAGCGACTCCAGCATCGCGTTGACATTGCACAGGCCTCTCTATCCACCCGGTCGAATCATACACGTTGTTCGACATCATCCCAACAAGGGAGA GAAAAAGTATGAGAGCCGTTGGAG aCAAATGTTACACAAACACGAACCGGTGTACCAAGCGCTTTGGGCAGGACCGTGCGACTTCGACGAGGTGTTGATAAGCCCGGTGATGATACAGGACCATATGCCGGACAATATGCTGAAAGCATTGAACAAG GTGTCAGCGTGCAGAGATCGCGGCGCTGCAGACGGAGATAGAGCAACGCGTGCAACGGTTGCGACGGACGCAGCAACACAACGGACGCCTGAACAACGACACGTCGCGGTCGTACTCCATCATCAAAGTACACCGACGAGCTCTCACGGCCGCGACGCCGACGTCTATGTCACCACACACTCTTCTTGCCACGGCACAAG GTTGTAA
- the LOC132915117 gene encoding diacylglycerol lipase-alpha isoform X2 has protein sequence MPALITFGRRWRVGSDDLLIPGATLAFIHAVEMIVLSILLGVLDWNRNIFCVFLLWEYFVGYLVIFVLSMIVEFSICFLATRGSILDTAARAPMQYILYVRLLLLLVETGWLCAGITWLTHFYQSCTIGQVKDVMLGLVVSNWCVLASVMVTVWCTYDAAGRSWVKMKKYQRSMREAESRCGKLHYNRSGSRNRNWRQRKVIRAYQDSWDNRCRLLFCCMGNSDRNRNSFADIARLLSDFFRDLDVVPSDVVAGLVLLRKFQKIERELIVKQRKNDTYEFLSGVPVTPRTKFLSLTEDGDLGHFQSAIHYMHFALAAYGWPMFLISHSTGLCQLCTRLRCGCFPCGRHDDEATVVEDNCCQCNYAALRKMVDVAEVEVIYATFHVDVGETPFFVALDYTKKKVVVSIRGTLSMKDVLTDLNAEGEVLPLSPPREDWLGHKGMVQAAEYIRKKLLEEEIISRALAKDTSRGTHQFGLTLVGHSLGAGTAAILAILLKQDYPDLVCFSFAPPGGLLSMPAQQYSQEFITSVVVGKDVVPRIGLRQMESLRADLINAIKRSVDPKWKTIACSVMCCGCGSTPTSAANLEAGGCISEYQRDKDLARSQTVVPSDSSIALTLHRPLYPPGRIIHVVRHHPNKGEKKYESRWRQMLHKHEPVYQALWAGPCDFDEVLISPVMIQDHMPDNMLKALNKVVTTLGPAKPQRLASGHASSTEPSEAREAVEIQEMEVEQEMRALLSSSSPVKSHPSNLAGTPPHKLCLETSFTSLQSPSEFPQAGRELSVDSRGIPWEYVSLASELLNTPRADETKSSNRRRDWDESSRTAPLATPETLSEASSSPPSPVPPPRPMRRTPKISGNLSTAADDLKNNLHFAMLSAKNYFLREGNNGSNTSSGNSEASYESAKSLTAGLPPPVPRRRDSVIVRREQRVCTAACCRDDLSENSSSQASSHSSRASQTLNRVQSGFPVEEHETNGSSLDFFEAKGSSGQRDSSNDVFLSVRSSPECKGLMAPATDLGAEWKKKFDATGLPGDASLPLLRGLSPTPTHGQHSSPFFNAKRKKYVYPITLVGRGESSV, from the exons GATGATAGTACTGAGCATCCTACTCGGAGTCCTCGATTGGAatcgcaatattttctgtgtCTTTCTACTGTGGGAATACTTCGTGGGATACTTAGTGATTTTCGTGTTGTCCATGATAGTAGAATTTTCCATCTGCTTTCTGGCTACAAGGGGAAGCATCCTGGACACTGCAGCCAGAGCGCCAATGCAATATATTCTCTATGTTCGACTTC TACTTTTATTGGTAGAGACTGGCTGGTTGTGCGCAGGTATAACGTGGTTAACGCATTTCTACCAAAGCTGTACCATCGGCCAAGTGAAAGATGTAATGTTAG GTTTAGTGGTATCAAATTGGTGCGTATTGGCGTCGGTGATGGTAACGGTGTGGTGCACATACGACGCTGCGGGTAGATCGTGggtaaaaatgaagaaatatcaACGCAGCATGAGGGAAGCGGAATCGAGATGCGGTAAATTGCATTACAACCGAAGCGGTAGCAGAAACAGAAACTGGCGGCAGAG AAAAGTTATACGAGCGTACCAGGATAGCTGGGACAACAGATGCAGACTTTTATTCTGCTGCATGGGCAATTCCGATAGGAATCGA AATTCGTTCGCAGACATCGCCAGATTATTGAGCGACTTCTTCCGAGACCTTGACGTGGTTCCATCGGACGTGGTCGCCGGTCTGGTGTTATTGAGAAAGTTCCAAAAAATCGAACGGGAACTGATAGTGAAGCAACGAAAGAACGATACGTACGAGTTTCTATCCGGTGTGCCAGTTACACCTCGCACTAAATTCCTGTCCTTGACCGAGGATGGTGATCTGGGCCACTTTCAATCGGCCATTCATTACATGCACTTTGCCCTCGCTGCTTACGGCTGGCCCATGTTCCTCATTAGCCATTCCACCGGTCTTTGTCAGCTTTGCACGAG ATTAAGATGCGGCTGTTTCCCGTGCGGCAGGCACGATGACGAGGCGACCGTTGTGGAAGACAATTGTTGCCAGTGCAATTACGCAGCATTAAGAAAGATGGTTGACGTCGCTGAGGTGGAGGTCATTTATGCGACTTTTCACGTCGACGTCGGTGAGACGCCGTTCTTCGTCGCGCTCGATTACACGAAGAAAAAG GTTGTCGTTAGTATACGAGGAACCCTCAGCATGAAGGATGTATTAACGGACTTAAACGCGGAGGGTGAAGTGTTACCATTGTCACCACCGAGGGAGGACTGGTTAGGCCATAAGGGTATGGTCCAAGCAGCCGAATACATTCGAAAGAAACTACTAGAAGAGGAAATTATATCCCGTGCGCTTGCCAAG GATACGTCGAGGGGGACCCATCAATTTGGTCTGACACTCGTCGGTCATTCTCTGGGAGCTGGTACAGCAGCTATCTTAGCGATTTTGCTTAAACAAGACTATCCTGACCTGGTGTGCTTCTCGTTCGCTCCACCGGGTGGTCTCTTGAGCATGCCTGCTCAGCAATACTCACAGGAATTTATTACATCCGTAGTAGTTGGGAAAGATGTCGTACCTAGGATAGGTCTTAGACAGATGGAGAGCTTAAGAGCTGATCTTATCAATGCCATAAAAAGGAGCGTCGATCCAAAG TGGAAAACGATAGCGTGCTCGGTGATGTGTTGCGGTTGTGGTTCCACCCCTACCTCGGCTGCGAATTTAGAAGCTGGTGGATGTATCAGCGAGTATCAGAGAGACAAGGACCTAGCTCGTTCGCAGACCGTTGTTCCGAGCGACTCCAGCATCGCGTTGACATTGCACAGGCCTCTCTATCCACCCGGTCGAATCATACACGTTGTTCGACATCATCCCAACAAGGGAGA GAAAAAGTATGAGAGCCGTTGGAG aCAAATGTTACACAAACACGAACCGGTGTACCAAGCGCTTTGGGCAGGACCGTGCGACTTCGACGAGGTGTTGATAAGCCCGGTGATGATACAGGACCATATGCCGGACAATATGCTGAAAGCATTGAACAAG GTTGTAACGACCCTGGGACCGGCGAAGCCACAGAGGCTGGCTTCCGGTCACGCATCATCGACGGAGCCGTCGGAGGCACGCGAGGCCGTCGAGATCCAGGAGATGGAGGTGGAACAGGAGATGAGAGCGTTACTCTCTTCATCCAGCCCCGTAAAATCGCATCCTAGCAACCTGGCTGGGACGCCACCGCACAAACTCTGCCTGGAGACAAGCTTCACGTCGTTGCAAAGCCCCTCGGAGTTTCCTCAAGCTGGTCGCGAGCTGAGCGTCGACTCCAGGGGAATTCCATGGGAATACGTCAGTCTGGCCAGCGAATTGCTCAACACGCCCAGGGCCGACGAGACTAAATC ATCGAATCGTCGAAGAGACTGGGACGAGAGTTCTCGAACGGCGCCATTAGCCACACCGGAAACTCTCTCGGAGGCGTCGAGCAGTCCACCATCGCCGGTACCACCACCGAGACCGATGAGGCGTACACCCAAGATTTCGGGAAACTTGTCAACGGCGGCGGACGACTTGAAGAACAATCTTCACTTCGCTATGCTCTCGGCGAAGAATTACTTCCTGAGGGAAGGGAACAACGGCAGTAACACAAGCAGCGGCAACAGCGAGGCGAGCTACGAAAGCGCCAAGAGCTTAACCGCTGGTCTTCCGCCGCCAGTACCGAGAAGACGGGACTCTGTTATCGTCAGGAG AGAGCAAAGAGTGTGCACAGCTGCCTGCTGCAGAGACGATTTGTCCGAAAACTCCTCGTCGCAAGCCTCTTCCCATTCATCTAGGGCGTCTCAAACGTTGAATCGAGTTCAATCAGGTTTCCCCGTGGAGGAACACGAAACGAATGGATCCAGTTTGGACTTTTTCGAAGCAAAA GGTTCTTCTGGACAACGTGATAGCAGTAACGACGTGTTCCTCAGTGTCAGAAGTTCCCCAGAGTGTAAAGGTTTGATGGCACCAGCTACGGATTTAGGGGCAgagtggaaaaagaaatttgacgCAACAGGACTGCCTGGTGATGCTTCGTTACCTCTTCTACGTGGACTATCGCCAACACCTACGCACGGGCAACATAGTTCGCCATTTTTCAACGCGAAACGCAAGAAATACGTTTATCCGATTACGCTGGTTGGTCGAGGCGAAAGTAGCgtttaa